One genomic region from Grus americana isolate bGruAme1 chromosome 15, bGruAme1.mat, whole genome shotgun sequence encodes:
- the RASD1 gene encoding dexamethasone-induced Ras-related protein 1, whose product MKLAAMIKKMCPSEAELSIPAKNCYRMVILGSSKVGKTAIVSRFLTGRFEEQYTPTIEDFHRKFYSIRGEVYQLDILDTSGNHPFPAMRRLSILTGDVFILVFSLDNRDSFEEVQRLKQQILETKSCLKNKTKENIEVPLVICGNKGDRDFYREVQPREIEQLVGGDPKKCAYFEISAKKNSSLDQMFQALFAMAKLPSEMSPDLHRKVSVQYCDILHKKALKGKKLLKEGGRGSTEEAYGIVAPFARRPSVHSDLMYIREKAIGGGHSKEKDRCVIS is encoded by the exons ATGAAACTGGCAGCGATGATCAAGAAGATGTGTCCCAGCGAGGCCGAGCTGAGCATCCCCGCCAAGAACTGCTACCGCATGGTCATCCTGGGCTCCTCCAAGGTGGGCAAGACGGCCATCGTCTCACGCTTCCTCACTGGCCGCTTCGAGGAGCAATACACGCCCACCATCGAGGACTTCCACCGCAAGTTCTACAGCATCCGTGGCGAGGTCTACCAGCTCGACATCCTAGACACGTCGGGCAACCACCCCTTCCCAGCCATGCGTCgcctctccatcctcacag GAGACGTGTTCATCCTCGTCTTCAGCCTGGACAACCGGGACTCCTTTGAGGAGGTGCAGCGCCTGAAGCAGCAAATCCTAGAGACCAAGTCGTGCCTGAAGAACAAAACTAAGGAGAACATAGAGGTGCCCCTGGTCATCTGCGGCAACAAGGGCGACCGGGACTTTTACCGGGAGGTGCAGCCCCGGGAGATCGAGCAGCTCGTGGGAGGGGACCCCAAAAAATGCGCCTACTTCGAGATTTCAGCCAAGAAGAACAGCAGCCTGGACCAGATGTTCCAGGCGCTCTTCGCCATGGCCAAGCTGCCCAGTGAGATGAGCCCCGACCTGCACCGCAAGGTCTCGGTCCAATACTGCGACATCCTGCACAAGAAGGCACTGAAAGgcaaaaagctgctgaaagaggggggccggggcagcACGGAGGAGGCGTACGGCATCGTGGCCCCCTTTGCCCGGCGACCCAGTGTCCACAGCGACCTCATGTACATCCGGGAGAAAGCCATTGGCGGCGGACACAGCAAGGAGAAGGACCGCTGTGTGATCAGCTAG
- the MED9 gene encoding mediator of RNA polymerase II transcription subunit 9 isoform X1, translated as MASGGAAARAAEEPPQPEPPAEQKPPAPPPPPAQEEFSFLPLVHDIIKCMDKDSQDVHQVLNELKNKFQEMRKLISSMPGIGVSPEQQQQQLQNLREQVRTKNELLQKYKSLCMFEIPKE; from the exons ATGGCGTCGgggggcgccgccgcccgcgccgccgAGGAGCCGCCGCAGCCCGAGCCGCCTGCCGAGCAGAAGCcgccggcgccgccgccgccgcccgcgcagGAGGAGTTCTCCTTCCTGCCGCTCGTCCACGACATCATCAAATG caTGGACAAGGACAGCCAGGATGTTCATCAGGTGCTGAATGAGCTCAAGAACAAGTTCCAGGAGATGAGGAAGCTGATCAGCTCCATGCCCGGCATTGGTGTgagcccagagcagcagcagcagcagctgcagaacctGCGGGAGCAGGTACGGACCAAAAATGAACTGCTGCAGAAGTACAAGAGCCTTTGCATGTTTGAAATCCCCAAGGAGTAG
- the MED9 gene encoding mediator of RNA polymerase II transcription subunit 9 isoform X2, translating into MASGGAAARAAEEPPQPEPPAEQKPPAPPPPPAQEEFSFLPLVHDIIKCMDKDSQDVHQVLNELKNKFQEMRKLISSMPGIGVSPEQQQQQLQNLREQVCSASWGGNGG; encoded by the exons ATGGCGTCGgggggcgccgccgcccgcgccgccgAGGAGCCGCCGCAGCCCGAGCCGCCTGCCGAGCAGAAGCcgccggcgccgccgccgccgcccgcgcagGAGGAGTTCTCCTTCCTGCCGCTCGTCCACGACATCATCAAATG caTGGACAAGGACAGCCAGGATGTTCATCAGGTGCTGAATGAGCTCAAGAACAAGTTCCAGGAGATGAGGAAGCTGATCAGCTCCATGCCCGGCATTGGTGTgagcccagagcagcagcagcagcagctgcagaacctGCGGGAGCAG GTTTGTTCTGCTTCTTGGGGAGGGAACGGGGGCTGA